From Brassica oleracea var. oleracea cultivar TO1000 unplaced genomic scaffold, BOL UnpScaffold00825, whole genome shotgun sequence, the proteins below share one genomic window:
- the LOC106320122 gene encoding LOW QUALITY PROTEIN: putative ATP-dependent RNA helicase DHX33 (The sequence of the model RefSeq protein was modified relative to this genomic sequence to represent the inferred CDS: inserted 1 base in 1 codon; deleted 1 base in 1 codon), whose amino-acid sequence MAQGELKSSVLNRKRNPKSPVASRSSKRQKIAEHRKSLPIASEEEHLIKAVQKNDILIIVGETGSGKTTQLPQFLFNAGFCREGKMVGITQPRRIAALTIAKRVAEECDVPLGQKVGYAVRFDDTTSSSTRLKYMTDGFLLREALVDRLLSRYSVIIIDEAHERTVHTDVLLALLKKVQRERSEIGGGVLRGCQGRKVSPLKLIIMSASLDARVFCDYYGGAKDFHVEGRQFDVDIFYTVHPETDYVDAALNTIFQIHSEEEEGDILVFLTGQEEIESVERLVQEKLQHLPEDERKLLPLAIFSALPSEQQMRVFAPAPIGSRKVVLATNIAETSITIPGIRYVVDSGVVKARTYDPNKGMETLDVVPVSKAQAIQRSGRAGREGYGKSFHLYPERDFWKLEDSTKPEIKRCNLSNVILQLKALGIDDIVGFDFIDKPSRSAIVKALAELHLLGALTDDCKLAKPAGEQMARLPLKPVYSRALILANQFNCLEEMLITVAMLSVESIYIYDRREKREEARTSRNHFVSVEGDHLTYLSVYRELDEFLEERKAENSEAKAEKNMRKWCKDNFVNSRSLKHARDIYRQIRGNVEQMGFNVSSCGDDMLEYRKCLAASFFLKAAQRQMDGTYRALESGEIVHIHPSSVLFRSKPECVIFDELMQTSQKYINNLTRIDPLWLAESAXHHYKTDE is encoded by the exons ATGGCGCAAGGAGAACTCAAGAGCTCTGTGCTAAACAGAAAACGAAACCCTAAATCACCCGTTGCTTCTCGCTCAAG CAAGAGGCAGAAGATAGCAGAACATAGAAAGTCTCTTCCTATAGCTTCAG aGGAGGAACATCTTATTAAGGCGGTTCAAAAGAATGATATTCTGATTATTGTTGGTGAAACCGGTAGTGGGAAGACTACTC aGCTGCCTCAGTTCCTGTTCAATGCTGGTTTCTGTCGGGAAGGAAAGATGGTAGGGATAACACAGCCGAGGCGTATCGCTGCCTTGACCATTGCCAAAAGGGTAGCTGAGGAGTGTGATGTTCCGTTAGGACAAAAGGTTGGCTACGCCGTTAGGTTTGATGATACTACTTCCAGCTCCACGAGGTTAAAATACATGACTGATGGTTTCTTGCTGAG agaGGCCTTGGTGGATCGGCTTCTTTCTAGATATTCAGTCATTATTATCGATGAAGCTCATGAGAGGACTGTCCACACGGATGTTCTCCTGGCCTTGCTTAAAAAGGTGCAACGGGAGAGAAGTGAGATTGGTGGTGGTGTGTTGAGAGGGTGTCAAGGCAGAAAAGTATCTCCGTTAAAGCTGATAATCATGTCCGCGAGTTTAGACGCACGTGTTTTCTGTGACTACTACGGCGGTGCCAAAGATTTTCATGTGGAAGGGAGACAGTTTGATGTGGACATTTTTTACACTGTTCATCCCGAGACTGATTATGTAGATGCAGCTTTGAATACTATATTTCAG attcATTCAGAGGAGGAGGAAGGTGATATACTTGTTTTCCTCACTGGACAAGAGGAGATTGAATCTGTTGAGAGACTAGTCCAAGAAAAACTTCAGCATTTACCTGAAGACGAGAGGAAGCTGCTTCCACTTGCTATATTCTCTGCTCTTCCGTCAGAGCAGCAGATGAGAGTTTTCGCCCCTGCGCCTATTGGTTCCCGTAAG GTGGTTTTGGCCACAAATATAGCGGAGACATCGATTACAATTCCTGGAATAAGATATGTGGTAGACTCTGGGGTTGTTAAGGCACGAACCTATGATCCGAACAAAGGAATGGAGACGCTTGATGTTGTTCCAGTATCAAAAGCACAGGCCATTCAAAGAAG TGGGCGCGCAGGACGTGAGGGTTATGGGAAAAGTTTCCATCTTTATCCTGAGAGAGATTTTTGGAAACTGGAGGATTCAACCAAACCAGAGATCAAGAGATGCAATCTCTCTAATGTTATTTTGCAGCTCAAGGCTCTGGGGATTGATGATATTGTTGGATTTGATTTTATTGATAAACCTTCAAG GAGCGCCATTGTAAAAGCATTGGCGGAGTTGCACTTGCTTGGTGCCTTGACTGACGATTGCAAACTAGCAAAACCCGCTGGGGAACAAATGGCACGGCTCCCACTAAAGCCTGTTTACTCCAGAGCTCTGATTTTAGCTAATCAGTTCAACTGTCTTGAGGAAATGTTAATCACTGTCGCAATGCTTTCTGTGGAatccatatat atatatgatcgtcgtgagaagagagaagag GCAAGAACTTCAAGAAACCACTTTGTTAGCGTTGAAGGGGATCATCTAACTTATCTCAGTGTCTATCGAGAGTTGGATGAGTTCTTGGAGGAGAGAAAGGCGGAAAACAGTGAAGCCAAAGCTGAGAAAAATATGAGAAAGTGGTGTAAGGACAACTTCGTGAATAGTCGTTCCTTGAAACATGCTCGTGACATTTATAG ACAAATTCGTGGAAACGTTGAACAGATggggtttaatgtgtcttcttgcGGAGATGACATGCTTGAGTACCGTAAATGTCTTGCTGCGTCGTTTTTCCTTAAAGCAGCACAGAGACAGATGGATGGTACATACAGGGCTTTGGAAAGTGGTGAGATTGTGCACATCCACCCAAGTTCTGTTTTATTCCGTTCCAAACCTGAGTGTGTTATCTTCGACGAGCTTATGCAAACCAGCCAGAAGTACATCAACAACCTGACAAGAATTGATCCCTTATGGTTGGCTGAGTCGG CTCATCATTACAAAACAGATGAGTGA